A stretch of Campylobacter showae DNA encodes these proteins:
- a CDS encoding prepilin-type N-terminal cleavage/methylation domain-containing protein, which produces MVRAKKGFSLIELILAIVIMGLTMAVVPNVFSRVSENNSLAIIQETVMDAKTRLAIISTAAWSCTGRGDFQRLSTPIFGNLANFYTRNGIPQEGRRIFSNIARTGVACSPWENRTGVLNSFNGRRTQIISAAGYDRDSIITANLVSNVNLSRNMSGAADNDVREIAVTATTQNTRGQGNGHQIILRAYSANIGDAPVILTKVW; this is translated from the coding sequence ATGGTAAGAGCAAAAAAGGGCTTTTCTTTAATAGAACTTATACTAGCCATCGTTATTATGGGATTGACGATGGCTGTAGTGCCAAATGTATTTTCTAGAGTATCGGAAAATAACAGCCTAGCCATAATACAAGAAACAGTAATGGACGCAAAAACGAGACTAGCTATCATCTCTACCGCAGCTTGGAGTTGCACCGGACGGGGCGATTTCCAAAGACTTTCGACTCCGATATTTGGAAATTTGGCAAATTTTTATACCCGAAACGGCATACCGCAAGAGGGAAGAAGAATTTTTTCCAATATAGCAAGAACAGGCGTAGCGTGTAGTCCATGGGAAAACAGAACAGGCGTTTTGAACTCATTTAACGGAAGACGTACGCAGATAATTAGCGCCGCAGGATACGATAGAGATAGCATAATAACGGCAAATTTGGTAAGCAACGTAAATCTCTCGCGAAATATGTCCGGCGCAGCAGACAATGACGTACGGGAGATTGCCGTAACGGCAACCACTCAAAACACTAGAGGACAAGGAAACGGCCATCAGATAATCCTGCGAGCATATTCGGCCAATATCGGCGACGCGCCCGTGATTTTAACCAAGGTCTGGTAG
- a CDS encoding Gfo/Idh/MocA family oxidoreductase produces MKKRVAIIGFGNDAKHYYNELRRSEHFELAAIFDGVKNSEICGRIPFYDNINDLLDSVRIDALIVTDTHKYLNLIPKCLNFIKFIMLDPWLCKSGEIRELKYCFKSQNIGAYVAFIDRFNPVIASIKKELAKEKDIFSINIARGFSRGVNLQLEILQNIDVARFITGSEIIFSNKVSIQNDDKRSETDSLFQLKFKNQTLASIHNSKRFKAERFTIEFAANGGVYFGDMLGLKLNKYTLDGQQNLKVYSDVSPVKALLNEFYQACCGAKSDLSTLEDTLKAQEVCE; encoded by the coding sequence ATGAAAAAACGAGTTGCGATAATAGGATTTGGAAACGACGCGAAGCACTACTATAACGAGCTTCGTCGCTCCGAACACTTCGAGCTGGCGGCGATTTTTGACGGCGTTAAAAATAGCGAAATTTGCGGACGGATTCCTTTTTACGATAATATAAACGACCTTTTGGACTCCGTGCGCATCGACGCTCTCATCGTTACCGACACGCATAAATATCTAAATTTGATACCTAAATGCCTAAATTTTATAAAATTTATCATGCTTGATCCTTGGCTTTGCAAATCAGGCGAGATAAGGGAACTAAAATACTGCTTTAAATCCCAAAATATAGGCGCTTACGTGGCTTTTATAGATAGATTTAATCCCGTTATCGCCTCTATAAAAAAAGAACTCGCCAAAGAAAAAGATATTTTTTCGATAAATATCGCTCGAGGGTTTAGTAGGGGCGTAAATTTGCAGCTTGAAATTTTACAAAACATCGATGTTGCAAGGTTTATAACGGGTAGCGAGATAATCTTTAGCAATAAAGTTTCAATCCAAAACGACGACAAAAGAAGCGAAACAGACTCACTTTTCCAGCTTAAATTTAAAAATCAGACGCTAGCTAGTATCCACAACTCAAAGCGCTTTAAAGCAGAACGCTTTACGATCGAATTTGCCGCGAACGGGGGCGTGTATTTCGGCGATATGCTGGGCCTTAAGCTAAACAAATACACGCTTGACGGGCAGCAAAATTTGAAAGTTTACAGCGACGTTTCGCCGGTTAAAGCACTACTAAATGAGTTTTATCAGGCATGTTGCGGCGCAAAAAGCGATCTAAGTACGCTCGAAGACACACTAAAGGCTCAGGAGGTTTGCGAATGA
- the alaS gene encoding alanine--tRNA ligase, with protein MDIREAYLNFFASKGHEIIPSAPLVPNDATLLFTNAGMVPFKSIFTGEVPRPTPPIRTSCQTCIRAGGKHNDLDNVGYTARHHTFFEMLGNFSFGEYFKKDAIAYAWEFVTQVLKLPKDRLYVTVHESDDEAFALWEQHIAKERIYRFGDHDNFWQMGDTGPCGPCSEIFYDQGGEHFNTPEDYMGGDGDRFLEIWNLVFMQYERSSDGKLTPLPKPSIDTGMGLERVTAIMEGKFSNYDSSLFMPLIEEVAKLCGKPYAYESGASYRVISDHIRSVTFLLAQGTTFDKEGRGYVLRRILRRAIRHGYLLGIREPFMYRLVDKVCELMGGHYAYLNEKKAAVKEQIRLEEERFLATIASGLELFESELARTKDIFSGKAAFKLYDTFGFPLDLTADMLREKGLKVDEAKFDELMSEQKARAKAAWKGSGDKSAKGDFKALLEKFGENKFSGYEELERTSRVLALLDEDFKETQILKAGEQGWAMFDVTPFYAQSGGQAGDSGEIEGVADVLDTQKFFGLNLSNVAVKKELKIGDTVKLKVSEQRAEIARHHSATHLLHAALRSVLGTHIAQAGSSVEASRLRFDFSHPKAVTAEELTKIENFVNSAIAESIAAKTEIMDIEEAKNSGAIALFGEKYADKVRVLSFGEVSKELCGGTHVANLSQIGAFFITKEGGVSAGVRRIEAVCSKAALNLAKAWRGEIEELKTELKSAEPMNAVKKLKAEIKSLKDKTKQAKDAHALAVVNVNETKLCVAVIDGGDIKATIDEFKNENEKAAILLVQVNEEGKIAMAAGVKNAPLKAGEWVKFTAQILGGNGGGKDDFATAGGKNVLAIEDAIRQALEFAKIKLEK; from the coding sequence ATGGATATTAGAGAGGCTTATTTAAATTTTTTTGCAAGCAAGGGTCATGAGATCATCCCGTCCGCGCCACTAGTGCCAAACGACGCTACGCTACTTTTTACAAACGCCGGCATGGTGCCGTTTAAGAGCATTTTTACCGGCGAAGTACCGCGCCCTACTCCGCCGATCCGCACGAGCTGTCAGACCTGCATCCGCGCAGGCGGCAAGCACAACGACCTAGATAACGTCGGCTACACCGCGCGCCATCACACGTTTTTTGAAATGCTGGGAAACTTTAGCTTCGGCGAGTACTTCAAAAAAGACGCTATCGCGTATGCGTGGGAGTTCGTCACGCAGGTACTAAAACTACCAAAAGACCGCCTATACGTGACCGTCCACGAGAGCGACGACGAGGCGTTTGCGCTATGGGAGCAGCACATCGCAAAGGAGCGCATTTATAGATTCGGCGATCACGATAACTTCTGGCAGATGGGCGATACGGGACCGTGCGGACCGTGCTCGGAGATCTTTTACGACCAAGGCGGCGAGCATTTTAACACGCCTGAGGACTACATGGGCGGCGACGGCGACAGATTCCTTGAAATTTGGAACCTAGTCTTCATGCAGTACGAGCGTAGTAGCGACGGAAAGCTAACTCCGCTACCAAAACCGAGCATCGACACGGGCATGGGGCTTGAACGCGTCACGGCGATAATGGAAGGCAAATTTAGCAACTACGATAGCTCGCTTTTTATGCCTCTTATCGAAGAAGTCGCAAAGCTTTGCGGCAAGCCTTACGCTTACGAGAGCGGCGCTAGCTACCGCGTCATCAGCGATCACATCCGATCGGTGACTTTCCTACTAGCCCAAGGCACTACATTTGACAAAGAGGGCCGCGGCTACGTGCTTCGCCGTATCCTGCGCCGCGCGATCAGACACGGATATCTGCTTGGAATCAGAGAACCATTTATGTACCGTCTCGTCGATAAAGTCTGCGAGCTAATGGGCGGTCACTACGCCTACCTAAACGAGAAAAAAGCGGCAGTAAAAGAGCAAATCAGGCTCGAAGAAGAGAGATTTTTAGCCACGATCGCAAGCGGACTAGAGCTTTTTGAGAGCGAGCTAGCGCGCACGAAAGATATTTTTAGCGGCAAGGCTGCGTTTAAGCTTTACGATACGTTCGGATTTCCGCTTGATCTTACCGCCGACATGCTACGCGAAAAAGGACTCAAAGTCGATGAAGCTAAATTTGACGAGTTAATGAGCGAGCAAAAAGCGCGCGCTAAGGCTGCTTGGAAAGGCAGCGGTGACAAGAGCGCAAAGGGCGATTTTAAGGCGCTTTTAGAGAAATTCGGCGAAAATAAATTTAGCGGTTACGAGGAGCTTGAGCGCACGAGCAGGGTTTTAGCACTGCTCGACGAGGATTTTAAAGAAACTCAAATTTTAAAAGCGGGCGAACAAGGCTGGGCGATGTTTGACGTGACGCCTTTTTACGCCCAAAGCGGCGGCCAGGCAGGCGACAGCGGCGAGATAGAGGGCGTGGCCGATGTACTAGATACGCAGAAGTTTTTCGGGCTAAATTTATCAAACGTTGCGGTTAAAAAAGAGCTTAAAATCGGCGATACCGTGAAGCTAAAAGTAAGCGAGCAAAGAGCCGAGATCGCGCGCCACCACAGCGCCACGCACCTACTCCATGCCGCGCTTAGAAGCGTTCTGGGAACGCATATCGCGCAGGCCGGATCTAGCGTCGAGGCTAGCAGGCTCAGGTTTGACTTCTCGCATCCAAAGGCAGTGACGGCGGAAGAGCTAACAAAGATCGAAAATTTCGTCAATAGCGCAATCGCCGAAAGTATCGCGGCAAAAACAGAGATAATGGACATCGAGGAAGCCAAAAATAGCGGCGCAATCGCGCTATTTGGCGAAAAATACGCCGACAAGGTGCGCGTGCTAAGCTTCGGCGAGGTTAGCAAGGAGCTTTGCGGCGGTACACACGTAGCAAATTTAAGCCAAATCGGAGCGTTTTTCATCACTAAAGAAGGCGGCGTGAGCGCGGGCGTACGTAGGATCGAAGCGGTGTGCTCTAAGGCCGCGCTAAATCTAGCAAAAGCCTGGCGCGGCGAGATCGAAGAGCTAAAAACCGAGCTAAAAAGCGCTGAGCCGATGAATGCAGTAAAAAAACTAAAAGCCGAGATAAAAAGCCTAAAAGATAAAACTAAGCAGGCAAAAGACGCGCACGCGCTAGCCGTGGTGAACGTAAACGAGACAAAACTTTGCGTCGCAGTGATTGACGGCGGCGATATAAAGGCAACGATAGACGAGTTTAAAAACGAGAACGAAAAGGCCGCGATCCTGCTCGTGCAAGTAAACGAAGAGGGCAAAATTGCTATGGCCGCAGGCGTGAAAAACGCGCCGTTAAAAGCGGGCGAATGGGTCAAATTTACGGCGCAAATTTTAGGCGGAAACGGCGGCGGCAAGGATGATTTCGCCACCGCAGGCGGCAAAAACGTACTTGCGATCGAGGATGCGATCAGGCAGGCGTTAGAGTTTGCTAAAATCAAACTTGAAAAATAA
- a CDS encoding outer membrane protein assembly factor BamD has protein sequence MKNLIKFLSAVFFVCLIGGCADKYTELYNLTPDQWYSEIIGDIKNRDLESADKHYTAMSSEHVASPLLEQILLILAQAHANDEEYLMANFYLDEYLKRYGDGGPRSEFAQYLKIKANFDSFSQPNRNQKLMQDSIAEIEKFLYIYPNTQYRPLIETMLVKFKLAIYNLDVQIADLYERTGRDESAQIYKEKVQASPLNDANIVLPQLPWYRKMFE, from the coding sequence ATGAAAAATTTGATCAAATTTTTATCTGCGGTATTTTTTGTTTGTTTAATTGGCGGTTGTGCCGACAAATACACCGAGCTTTATAATCTAACGCCCGACCAGTGGTACTCTGAGATCATCGGCGATATCAAAAATCGTGACCTAGAAAGCGCCGACAAACACTATACGGCGATGTCTAGCGAGCATGTAGCTAGCCCGCTTTTGGAGCAAATTTTACTGATACTAGCTCAAGCTCACGCTAACGACGAAGAGTATCTGATGGCGAATTTTTACCTTGACGAATACCTCAAAAGATACGGCGACGGTGGCCCTAGGAGCGAATTTGCGCAGTATCTAAAAATAAAAGCGAATTTTGACTCATTCTCGCAACCCAATCGCAACCAAAAGCTAATGCAAGACAGCATCGCCGAGATAGAAAAATTTCTCTACATATACCCAAACACACAGTATCGCCCGCTGATCGAAACTATGCTGGTTAAATTTAAGCTCGCGATCTACAACCTGGACGTGCAGATAGCCGATCTATATGAGCGCACTGGCAGGGATGAGTCGGCGCAAATTTATAAAGAAAAGGTCCAGGCATCGCCGCTAAACGACGCAAATATCGTGCTTCCGCAGCTTCCTTGGTATAGAAAAATGTTTGAATAG
- the fliW gene encoding flagellar assembly protein FliW produces MIFQVKSPILGFEHIKSYELKELDQFFIKLQSKDDDTSFTAINPYALRNYEFEIPTYYQELMDINDKSELRIYNIMVVSTPIETSTVNFIAPIVCNMTNMTLSQVVLDAWAYPMYKQAEKISDFIEK; encoded by the coding sequence ATGATTTTTCAAGTCAAAAGTCCGATTTTAGGCTTTGAACATATTAAAAGTTATGAATTAAAAGAACTGGATCAATTTTTCATAAAGCTTCAAAGCAAGGACGACGATACATCTTTCACCGCGATAAATCCGTATGCCTTGAGAAATTACGAATTTGAGATACCGACGTACTATCAGGAGCTGATGGACATAAACGACAAAAGCGAGCTAAGGATTTATAATATTATGGTCGTTAGCACCCCGATCGAGACATCGACGGTAAATTTCATCGCTCCTATCGTTTGCAATATGACAAATATGACGCTCTCGCAGGTAGTACTTGACGCATGGGCTTATCCGATGTATAAACAGGCTGAAAAAATTTCGGATTTTATTGAGAAGTAA
- the hemH gene encoding ferrochelatase has protein sequence MRLILLLNMGGPNDLSEVEVFLKNMFNDPYILGIKSPFLRKFVAFMITKSRLKAAQNNYRQIGGKSPICELTARLCGKISHFLDDDTAVAFAMNYTPPFAKDVLAEFTEASEIVVFPLYPHHSFTTVTSSISDFEKAQAELNLKAKVKIIEPFFEDERYNEVVVDDIEKAARNLNSGDIMLVFSAHSLPQKMIDAGDVYEEHVKRHVQILTEILEKRGVKFKQILLAYQSKLGPVKWLEPSLNQVLAEIKDKKVLVYPISFCIDNSETVFELSKEFRHIASELNFDFYDVVGCPNDSEKFAKFIAEKAKE, from the coding sequence ATGAGGCTAATTTTACTGCTAAATATGGGCGGACCAAACGACCTTAGCGAGGTTGAGGTATTCTTAAAAAATATGTTTAACGATCCTTATATCCTGGGGATAAAAAGCCCGTTTTTGCGCAAATTTGTTGCGTTTATGATAACCAAATCTCGCCTAAAAGCCGCGCAAAATAACTACCGTCAAATCGGCGGAAAATCGCCTATCTGTGAGCTTACGGCGAGACTATGCGGTAAAATTTCGCATTTTTTAGACGATGATACGGCGGTAGCTTTTGCGATGAACTACACGCCGCCTTTTGCGAAGGATGTTTTAGCTGAGTTTACGGAGGCTTCGGAGATTGTTGTTTTTCCTCTCTACCCACACCACTCGTTTACGACCGTAACGTCTAGTATAAGCGACTTTGAAAAGGCGCAAGCCGAGCTAAATTTAAAGGCGAAAGTAAAAATCATCGAGCCGTTTTTTGAGGATGAGAGATATAACGAGGTTGTCGTAGATGACATCGAAAAAGCTGCGCGTAATCTAAACTCAGGCGATATAATGCTGGTATTTTCGGCTCACTCTTTGCCGCAAAAGATGATCGATGCTGGCGACGTTTATGAGGAGCATGTCAAGCGTCACGTTCAAATTTTAACCGAAATTTTGGAGAAGCGAGGAGTCAAATTTAAGCAAATTTTGCTCGCATACCAGTCAAAGCTAGGCCCTGTAAAATGGCTCGAACCCTCACTAAATCAAGTGCTAGCCGAGATAAAAGACAAAAAAGTGCTCGTTTATCCGATCTCCTTTTGTATCGACAACTCTGAAACCGTTTTTGAGCTATCAAAGGAATTTCGCCATATCGCCAGTGAGTTAAATTTTGATTTTTATGACGTCGTAGGCTGTCCAAACGATAGTGAAAAATTTGCTAAATTTATTGCCGAGAAAGCTAAGGAATAA
- the maf gene encoding septum formation inhibitor Maf, producing MIILASSSVTRAKVLRDHGVKFEQVFFDYDESGVDKNLPPHVYVQKIVAAKKEQFLKANENAKNVVFADSVVVCGGKILGKAKDEKEALKMLQMQSGSTARIVTAMIFLGEKFELFNVSFAEYKFAKFDEADLQNYLSGDLWQGKAGAMTIENFNKKYILSQNGETSTAMGLNVKILKAFL from the coding sequence ATGATTATTTTGGCTTCGAGCTCGGTTACGAGAGCTAAGGTTTTACGAGATCACGGTGTTAAATTTGAGCAGGTTTTTTTCGACTACGACGAGAGCGGCGTAGATAAAAATTTACCGCCGCACGTTTACGTTCAAAAGATCGTCGCGGCAAAAAAAGAGCAATTTTTAAAAGCGAATGAAAATGCAAAAAACGTCGTTTTCGCCGATAGCGTCGTCGTATGTGGCGGTAAAATTTTAGGCAAAGCAAAGGACGAAAAGGAAGCTCTAAAAATGCTACAAATGCAAAGCGGGAGTACCGCCAGGATCGTAACTGCGATGATATTTTTGGGCGAGAAATTCGAGCTTTTTAACGTCAGCTTTGCGGAGTATAAATTTGCCAAATTTGACGAAGCCGACCTACAAAACTACCTATCGGGCGATCTTTGGCAGGGCAAGGCCGGAGCCATGACGATAGAAAATTTCAACAAAAAATACATCCTAAGCCAAAACGGCGAAACTAGCACCGCAATGGGGCTAAACGTGAAAATTTTAAAGGCCTTTTTATGA
- a CDS encoding type II secretion system protein, with translation MKKAFTLLELMVVIVIIGLLSHMGIQMTLNIYRSYLQSRAINTLETQTELVLEQISKRLAIRVRGSTIGKQPAANGNGAFVSTSAAGLNSTYPILEWITYSYESFQDGGWSGFADLSSPNTAIAAIAGSGTISTPGSRLAVAAAAPNFSADQNIRDLTNSAASIANGNIGIVFKNMSLNPATSFGYNRTNANSIGTIVANGQNNILSIANYRDALISEQYYLLHTAYAVVPGVASANGDFSLFLHYNFRPWAGQEYNNGNSDLLATNVTRFNFTEANGIIVLKLCIRDAGRSLEPAEAETTVCKTKAIY, from the coding sequence ATGAAAAAAGCTTTTACGCTACTTGAACTAATGGTCGTTATAGTGATAATAGGACTATTATCGCATATGGGCATCCAAATGACTCTTAATATATATAGAAGCTATCTCCAAAGTAGAGCCATCAATACCCTAGAAACGCAAACCGAATTAGTTCTAGAGCAAATTTCAAAAAGACTTGCCATACGAGTTAGGGGTTCAACAATAGGAAAACAGCCGGCCGCCAACGGAAACGGAGCTTTCGTATCTACTAGCGCGGCGGGACTAAACAGCACCTATCCTATTCTTGAATGGATAACCTATAGCTACGAGAGCTTTCAGGACGGAGGATGGAGCGGTTTTGCAGACCTGAGTAGTCCAAATACCGCAATAGCAGCCATAGCCGGAAGCGGAACAATATCGACTCCCGGAAGCAGATTGGCCGTAGCCGCGGCTGCACCTAACTTCTCAGCCGATCAAAATATAAGAGATCTCACCAACAGTGCAGCCAGCATAGCCAACGGCAATATAGGCATAGTGTTTAAAAACATGAGTCTTAACCCCGCTACTTCTTTTGGCTATAACAGAACGAATGCAAATTCCATAGGCACCATAGTAGCCAATGGTCAAAATAACATACTAAGTATAGCAAACTACAGAGATGCTCTTATCTCGGAACAATACTACTTACTTCATACGGCTTATGCGGTAGTTCCTGGCGTGGCTAGCGCCAATGGAGATTTTAGCTTATTCCTTCATTATAATTTTCGCCCATGGGCAGGACAAGAGTACAATAACGGAAACTCAGATCTGCTAGCTACAAACGTAACGAGATTTAACTTTACGGAAGCAAACGGTATTATAGTTTTAAAACTATGCATAAGGGACGCCGGCAGATCGCTAGAGCCTGCAGAGGCCGAGACTACTGTATGCAAAACAAAGGCGATATACTAA
- the hpf gene encoding ribosome hibernation-promoting factor, HPF/YfiA family — MNLSIVGKQFDLTDSIKQHIENAFDALNKYGLDIISGRCVVSADEKNGKKGFSVEFALNLAKKDTIVIRHKDKDLYAAVDLALERASKVLRREHDKNTTVKNKDDGKAVRAAIAEEQTSDGEADEIIPMELELYKPLEIEEAMQKLKDSDAQFYVFNDMDAKMRVIYKRSDGKFGLY; from the coding sequence ATGAATCTAAGCATCGTAGGTAAACAATTTGACCTAACAGACTCAATCAAACAACACATAGAAAACGCATTTGATGCGCTTAACAAATACGGACTGGATATTATTTCGGGTCGTTGCGTAGTTTCTGCGGACGAAAAAAACGGTAAAAAAGGCTTTAGCGTAGAATTTGCGCTAAATTTGGCAAAAAAAGACACGATCGTAATCCGCCACAAAGATAAAGATCTGTACGCTGCGGTTGATCTTGCACTTGAGCGCGCGTCAAAGGTGCTTCGCCGCGAGCATGACAAAAACACCACCGTCAAAAACAAAGACGACGGCAAAGCTGTTAGAGCTGCGATCGCAGAAGAGCAGACGAGTGACGGCGAAGCAGATGAGATAATCCCTATGGAGCTTGAGCTATATAAACCCCTAGAGATCGAGGAAGCTATGCAAAAGCTAAAAGATAGCGATGCACAATTTTACGTATTTAACGATATGGACGCCAAAATGCGCGTGATCTACAAGCGCTCTGACGGCAAATTCGGACTTTATTAA
- a CDS encoding transglycosylase domain-containing protein, which yields MRILASILFIIFVSLSAAFVYLYSQVTFDASNIIDFKPKLTTQIYDRNGELIANIFDENRIYVKYEDIPPRVIEALVAIEDTSFFEHGGVNPEAITRAIVKDIKAGKLVEGASTLTQQLVKNMVLTREKKLTRKLKEMIISMKLENELTKEQILERYLNHVYLGHGYHGIKTAAKGYFRKELDELTLKEIAILVGLPKAPSTYDPTRHLDLSLSRANNVIARMNALGWISDAEYKAALVEQPVVFDDTLTQNKAPYIVDEVLKEASKRFEDIKTGGYVIETGVDLKVQDMASEALKYGYNEILKRNKDANASILNGAIVVTLPKTGEILALVGGVDYSKSSYNRATQSMRQPGSSFKPFIYQIALDMGYSPMSKAADISRVFNEGSQYEWRPKNYSGGFQGYITLREALRQSRNLATINLLDEIGLDTAYKKLTEMGFKNIPKNLSIALGSFGISPLEFAKFYSMFPNGGEIVEPSLIKRIINYQNLEAVFEPERTFVTEPEQAYLMTDMMKTVVERGTGQSARLNGVQVAGKTGTTNNNIDAWFCGFTPEVEVVVWYGNDDNTPMRKVEGGGRTAAPVFKKFMESYMKEYPLKQKTFIEPEGVFHTAYEGLIEVYTKISPVPKQDAQDTLIKQDDEGLIF from the coding sequence ATGAGAATTTTAGCTTCGATTTTGTTTATTATCTTCGTTTCGCTGAGTGCGGCGTTTGTTTATCTTTATTCGCAAGTTACCTTTGATGCGTCAAATATCATCGATTTTAAGCCAAAGCTCACGACTCAAATTTACGATAGAAACGGCGAACTCATCGCAAATATCTTTGACGAAAACAGGATCTACGTCAAGTACGAAGACATTCCGCCGCGCGTCATCGAGGCGCTGGTAGCGATCGAGGATACGAGCTTTTTTGAGCACGGCGGCGTAAATCCCGAGGCTATCACGCGAGCTATCGTTAAGGACATAAAGGCGGGCAAACTAGTCGAGGGCGCTAGCACGCTAACGCAGCAGTTAGTTAAAAACATGGTATTAACCAGAGAAAAAAAGCTAACCCGTAAGCTAAAAGAGATGATCATCTCGATGAAGCTGGAAAACGAGCTAACCAAAGAGCAAATTTTAGAGCGCTATCTAAATCACGTCTATCTAGGACACGGCTATCATGGCATAAAAACCGCAGCAAAGGGATACTTTAGAAAGGAGCTTGACGAGCTCACGCTAAAAGAGATTGCTATCCTAGTGGGCTTACCAAAAGCGCCCAGCACCTACGACCCGACCCGCCACCTAGATCTATCGCTTAGCCGCGCAAACAACGTCATAGCAAGGATGAACGCACTAGGCTGGATCAGCGACGCAGAGTACAAGGCCGCGCTAGTCGAGCAGCCCGTAGTTTTTGACGATACGCTCACGCAAAATAAAGCCCCGTACATCGTGGACGAGGTGCTAAAAGAGGCCTCAAAGCGCTTTGAGGATATAAAAACCGGCGGCTACGTCATCGAAACCGGCGTCGATTTAAAGGTGCAAGATATGGCGTCCGAGGCGCTAAAATACGGCTACAACGAGATACTAAAACGTAACAAAGACGCAAACGCCAGCATCCTAAACGGCGCTATCGTCGTTACGCTACCTAAAACGGGCGAGATCCTCGCGCTAGTAGGCGGCGTAGACTACTCCAAAAGCAGCTATAACCGCGCCACGCAGAGTATGCGCCAACCGGGATCTAGCTTTAAGCCCTTTATCTATCAGATTGCTCTAGACATGGGCTACTCGCCTATGAGCAAGGCTGCTGATATATCAAGGGTTTTTAACGAAGGTAGCCAGTACGAGTGGCGTCCAAAAAACTACAGCGGCGGCTTCCAGGGCTATATCACGCTGCGTGAGGCTCTGCGTCAGTCGCGCAACCTCGCCACGATAAATTTGCTCGACGAGATCGGGCTTGATACGGCGTATAAAAAGCTAACCGAAATGGGCTTTAAAAATATACCTAAAAACCTCTCCATCGCGCTTGGTAGCTTTGGCATCTCGCCATTGGAGTTTGCTAAATTTTACTCGATGTTTCCAAACGGCGGCGAGATCGTGGAGCCAAGCCTGATAAAACGCATCATAAACTATCAAAATTTAGAAGCGGTTTTTGAGCCTGAGCGGACGTTCGTCACTGAGCCCGAGCAGGCATACCTGATGACCGATATGATGAAAACGGTCGTGGAGCGCGGCACGGGACAAAGCGCGAGGCTAAACGGCGTGCAGGTAGCGGGCAAAACAGGCACGACAAATAACAACATAGATGCGTGGTTTTGCGGATTTACGCCTGAGGTCGAGGTGGTCGTATGGTACGGCAACGACGACAACACGCCGATGAGAAAGGTAGAAGGCGGCGGACGTACCGCGGCGCCGGTGTTTAAGAAATTTATGGAAAGCTATATGAAGGAGTACCCGCTAAAACAAAAAACCTTTATCGAGCCAGAGGGCGTCTTTCACACTGCGTACGAGGGCCTGATCGAGGTCTATACGAAGATCTCGCCGGTACCGAAACAAGACGCGCAAGATACGCTTATAAAACAAGACGACGAGGGGTTGATTTTTTAA